From one Macaca nemestrina isolate mMacNem1 chromosome 5, mMacNem.hap1, whole genome shotgun sequence genomic stretch:
- the LOC105474538 gene encoding large ribosomal subunit protein uL11-like has translation MRPKCDPNEIKVVYLRCTMGEVGATSVLAPKIGPLGLSPKKACDDIAKATGDWNGLRITVKLTIQNRQAQIEVVPSASTLIIKALKEPPRDRKKQENIQHSGNVTFDEIINIPRQMRHRPLARELTGTIKEILGTAQSVGCNVDGCHPHDIIDDINSGAVECPVS, from the coding sequence ATGCGGCCAAAGTGTGACCCCAACGAGATCAAAGTCGTATACCTGAGGTGCACTATGGGTGAAGTTGGTGCCACGTCTGTACTGGCCCCCAAGATCGGCCCCCTGggcctgtctccaaaaaaggcTTGTGATGACATTGCCAAGGCAACGGGTGACTGGAATGGCCTGAGGATTACGGTGAAACTGACCATTCAGAACAGACAGGCCCAGATTGAGGTGGTGCCTTCTGCCTCCACCCTGATCATCAAAGCCCTCAAGGAACCaccaagagacagaaagaaacaggaaaacattcAACATAGTGGGAATGTCACTTTTGATGAGATCATCAACATTCCTCGACAGATGCGGCACCGACCTTTAGCCAGAGAACTCACTGGAACCATTAAAGAAATCCTGGGGACTGCCCAGTCTGTGGGCTGTAATGTTGATGGCTGCCACCCTCATGACATCATAGATGACATCAACAGTGGTGCTGTGGAATGCCCAGTTAGTTAA